The Trinickia acidisoli genome includes a window with the following:
- a CDS encoding NAD(P)H-hydrate dehydratase: MIDVSASPAHLPLLLSPSDRPLPLFTVAQLRVLETQAAAGLPEHTLMARAGAACAQYLTERAAHDGSLASAHPVWIAAGPGNNGGDALVAATRLRQAGIAAEVCMPIEVKADDARWALSEARAAGVPISHVPPASLDAYGWIVDGLFGIGLARPLEGVFADLAARIGRRASTHGRVLALDVPSGLDSDAGNVVEGGIAVRATETVTFLGAKPGLYMSRGRDLAGAVTVAPLGVDLPVPGDVARLNAPSSFASHFPARSFASHKGTFGSLAVVGGDTGMCGAPILAARAALHTGAGKVHVAFVGEGAPPYDAPYPELMLHPAGTLALEAMDALAIGCGMGHEPRAVSLLERALASDLPLVIDADALNLVARDSSLADRLAARGAFDANTDGTTRACVLTPHPLEAARLMRCDAGSIQRDRVGAARALAERFGAVVVLKGAGTVIASPDGRAAVNPTGNAALATGGTGDVLGGIIGAFMAQGLPSYEAALAGVYLHGWAADTLTANGQGPAGLTAGELAPAVRGLLNRLIYPTRD; encoded by the coding sequence ATGATCGACGTTTCCGCCTCGCCCGCCCATCTTCCGCTTCTGCTCTCGCCGAGCGATCGGCCCTTGCCGCTATTCACGGTCGCGCAACTGCGCGTGCTCGAGACGCAAGCCGCCGCCGGCTTGCCCGAGCACACGCTGATGGCCCGCGCGGGCGCCGCATGCGCGCAGTACCTCACCGAACGCGCCGCCCACGACGGCTCGCTGGCAAGCGCGCATCCGGTTTGGATCGCGGCGGGGCCCGGCAACAACGGCGGCGACGCGCTCGTTGCCGCCACGCGGCTCAGGCAGGCCGGCATCGCGGCCGAAGTCTGCATGCCGATCGAAGTGAAAGCCGACGACGCGCGCTGGGCACTCTCCGAGGCGCGCGCCGCGGGGGTACCGATCTCGCACGTGCCGCCCGCGTCGCTCGATGCCTATGGATGGATCGTAGACGGGCTCTTCGGCATCGGGCTGGCCCGGCCACTCGAGGGCGTGTTCGCCGATCTGGCCGCGCGCATCGGCCGGCGCGCGAGCACCCACGGGCGGGTGCTCGCGCTCGACGTTCCGAGCGGGCTCGACAGTGACGCCGGCAACGTCGTCGAGGGCGGTATCGCCGTCCGCGCGACAGAAACCGTGACGTTTCTCGGCGCCAAGCCCGGGCTTTACATGAGCCGGGGCCGCGATCTGGCCGGCGCCGTGACGGTGGCGCCGCTCGGCGTCGATCTGCCGGTGCCGGGCGACGTCGCACGTCTGAATGCCCCGTCGTCGTTCGCTTCGCACTTTCCGGCGCGCTCGTTCGCCTCGCATAAAGGGACGTTCGGCAGCTTGGCCGTCGTCGGCGGCGACACGGGCATGTGCGGTGCGCCGATCCTCGCCGCACGCGCCGCGCTCCACACCGGCGCCGGCAAGGTTCATGTCGCCTTCGTCGGCGAAGGCGCGCCGCCCTACGATGCGCCCTATCCCGAGTTGATGCTTCATCCGGCCGGCACGCTCGCGCTCGAAGCGATGGATGCGCTCGCGATCGGCTGCGGCATGGGACACGAGCCGCGCGCCGTCTCCTTGCTCGAGCGCGCACTCGCGAGCGACCTTCCGCTCGTGATCGATGCCGATGCACTCAATTTGGTTGCGCGCGATTCGTCATTGGCCGATAGGCTCGCCGCGCGCGGCGCGTTCGACGCCAACACCGACGGCACGACGCGCGCCTGCGTATTGACCCCGCATCCGCTCGAAGCGGCGCGGCTGATGAGATGCGACGCGGGCTCGATCCAGCGCGACCGCGTCGGGGCGGCGCGCGCGTTGGCCGAGCGTTTCGGCGCGGTTGTCGTGCTCAAGGGCGCCGGCACAGTCATCGCCTCGCCCGACGGCCGAGCGGCCGTCAACCCCACGGGCAATGCGGCGCTGGCAACAGGCGGGACGGGTGACGTGCTCGGCGGCATCATCGGCGCATTCATGGCCCAAGGCCTGCCGAGCTACGAAGCGGCGCTGGCTGGCGTCTATCTGCACGGCTGGGCCGCCGACACGTTGACGGCAAACGGCCAAGGCCCCGCCGGGCTGACGGCCGGCGAGTTGGCGCCAGCCGTGCGCGGCTTGCTCAACCGATTGATCTACCCCACGCGCGATTGA
- the pgi gene encoding glucose-6-phosphate isomerase, whose protein sequence is MTLKTLNSLSSWSALTAHYEQIRDERLRDWFAADTGKPSRAERFTVEGGGLTADLSKNRITDETLRLLVALADETGVAARRDAMFAGDVVNPTEGRAALHTALRAPQADAPFHAPIAAERAKMAEFAERVRSGAWTGYTGKRIRHVVNIGIGGSDLGPKMVVHALAHLAHPDISSYFVSNVDGADLARVLARIDPEETLAIVVSKTFTTLETMTNARSLRDWLVQKGCPESALAKHFVGVSANPAEVVKFGIAQENVFEMWDWVGGRYSLWSAVGLSIMIAVGAAHFDALLAGAYDMDCHFRDAPLARNLPVLLGLIGIWYRNFFGLQSYLVAPYSEALHFLPSYLQQLEMESNGKSARLDGAYVDYATSAVTWGEPGTNGQHAFFQMLHQGPTIVPIDFIAVLTPEHPLVSHHPKLLANCFAQSEALMLGRTEEEARKVAGPDKPELVSHLVFPGNRPSTTLLLETLDARSLGALIALYEHKVLVQAAVWNINPFDQWGVELGKILGKVVEADLTCTTFDTHKHDSSTSALIERARQAARRG, encoded by the coding sequence ATGACGCTCAAGACGCTGAACTCGCTTTCCTCTTGGTCCGCGCTCACCGCGCATTACGAACAGATCCGCGACGAACGCCTGCGCGACTGGTTTGCGGCCGACACCGGCAAACCCTCGCGCGCCGAGCGTTTCACGGTCGAAGGCGGTGGTCTGACGGCCGATCTTTCGAAAAACCGCATCACCGACGAAACGCTTCGCTTGCTCGTCGCGCTCGCCGACGAAACCGGTGTCGCGGCGCGGCGCGATGCGATGTTCGCGGGCGACGTCGTCAATCCGACCGAAGGCCGCGCAGCGCTGCACACCGCCTTGCGCGCGCCTCAGGCAGACGCCCCGTTCCATGCCCCAATCGCGGCCGAGCGCGCGAAGATGGCCGAGTTCGCCGAACGCGTACGCAGCGGCGCCTGGACCGGCTACACGGGCAAGCGCATCCGTCACGTCGTCAACATCGGCATCGGTGGTTCCGACCTCGGGCCGAAGATGGTCGTGCATGCGCTCGCGCACCTTGCCCATCCCGACATCTCGAGCTACTTCGTCTCGAACGTGGACGGTGCCGACCTCGCCCGCGTCCTGGCGCGCATCGACCCCGAGGAGACGCTCGCGATCGTCGTCTCCAAGACTTTCACGACGCTCGAAACGATGACGAACGCGCGCTCGCTGCGCGATTGGTTGGTACAAAAGGGCTGCCCGGAAAGCGCGCTCGCCAAGCACTTCGTCGGCGTGTCGGCCAATCCGGCCGAAGTCGTGAAGTTCGGTATCGCGCAAGAGAACGTGTTCGAAATGTGGGATTGGGTCGGCGGCCGCTACTCGTTGTGGTCGGCCGTGGGCTTGTCGATCATGATCGCGGTCGGCGCGGCGCACTTCGACGCCCTGCTGGCCGGCGCGTACGACATGGACTGCCATTTCCGCGACGCGCCGCTCGCGCGCAATCTGCCCGTGCTGCTCGGGCTCATCGGCATTTGGTACCGTAACTTTTTCGGCCTGCAGAGCTATCTCGTCGCGCCCTACTCGGAGGCCCTGCACTTTCTGCCGTCGTATCTGCAGCAGCTCGAGATGGAAAGCAACGGCAAGTCGGCGCGGCTCGACGGCGCGTACGTCGATTACGCCACCTCCGCAGTCACCTGGGGCGAGCCCGGCACGAACGGGCAACACGCCTTTTTCCAGATGCTGCATCAAGGGCCGACGATCGTACCGATCGATTTCATCGCCGTGCTTACGCCCGAGCATCCGCTCGTCAGCCATCATCCGAAGCTGCTCGCGAACTGCTTCGCTCAGAGCGAAGCGCTGATGCTCGGCCGGACGGAAGAAGAAGCGCGCAAGGTAGCCGGCCCGGACAAGCCCGAACTCGTGTCGCACCTCGTCTTCCCGGGCAACCGGCCGTCGACGACGCTGCTGCTCGAGACGCTCGATGCACGCTCGCTCGGTGCGCTGATCGCGCTCTACGAGCACAAGGTGCTCGTGCAAGCGGCCGTCTGGAACATCAACCCGTTCGATCAGTGGGGCGTCGAGCTCGGCAAGATCCTTGGCAAAGTGGTCGAAGCCGACCTCACCTGTACGACGTTCGACACGCACAAGCACGATTCGTCGACGTCCGCCCTGATCGAGCGCGCGCGCCAAGCCGCGCGACGCGGCTAA
- a CDS encoding FAD-dependent oxidoreductase, which produces MDVIVIGGGIVGVATAYQLRTAGHRVCVVERHATVAQGATYGHGGIVLPTPLDAWFGPTFLGNRRGVVYRPGLKSSARRFARRLAQLQAPEAFRDQWLRLRPLVELSREAIASIEAGFHLEFEQREGVLHVTRQPREWEQVQSALDLLREFEMHHHVLSASECADIEHSVPAEPAFAGGVLFPRERTANCPLFTKLVKQVLDEQGGVQFLFGRAVEAIRLENQRAAVELAPAEGERKSAREVDVISCDAVVVAAGAGSAPLLEQFGLSLPLHPIRMLSLTAPIAYEECTPHLTVVDSIRRVSMTRMNQRIRVAGAAVLQPERELAKPLAEPLAEAGAALLAQATHDWIPGAAKISAAHEWEGLRLLSPDGLPVVGNAVHPRLFVNFGHGPAGWGLACGSAKVIADLVSGTTPSVPHDTLSALRAERFAN; this is translated from the coding sequence ATGGATGTCATCGTCATCGGCGGCGGAATTGTCGGCGTCGCCACCGCTTACCAGCTTCGTACCGCCGGCCATCGCGTTTGCGTCGTCGAGCGCCATGCAACGGTCGCCCAAGGCGCCACCTATGGACACGGCGGCATCGTATTGCCCACGCCGCTCGACGCCTGGTTCGGCCCCACGTTCCTCGGCAACCGTCGCGGCGTCGTCTATCGGCCGGGCCTGAAGTCGAGCGCGCGTCGCTTCGCTCGCCGCCTGGCGCAATTGCAAGCGCCCGAGGCGTTTCGCGATCAGTGGTTGCGTCTGCGTCCGCTCGTCGAGCTTTCCCGCGAAGCGATCGCCTCGATCGAAGCCGGGTTTCATCTCGAATTCGAGCAGCGCGAGGGCGTTCTACACGTGACGCGGCAGCCGCGCGAGTGGGAGCAGGTGCAAAGTGCGCTCGATCTGCTGCGCGAATTCGAAATGCATCACCATGTGCTGTCGGCCTCCGAATGCGCCGACATCGAGCACTCGGTGCCCGCCGAGCCCGCGTTCGCAGGCGGTGTCCTCTTCCCGCGGGAGCGCACGGCCAACTGTCCGCTGTTCACGAAGCTCGTGAAGCAGGTGCTCGACGAGCAAGGCGGGGTCCAATTCCTTTTCGGGCGCGCCGTCGAGGCGATCCGCCTCGAGAACCAGCGCGCGGCCGTCGAACTCGCCCCCGCCGAGGGCGAGCGCAAGAGCGCGCGCGAAGTCGACGTCATCTCGTGCGATGCGGTCGTCGTCGCCGCGGGTGCGGGCAGCGCGCCGCTGCTCGAGCAGTTCGGCCTTTCGCTGCCGCTGCATCCGATCCGCATGCTTTCGCTGACGGCCCCGATCGCCTATGAGGAATGCACGCCGCACTTGACGGTCGTCGATTCGATCCGACGCGTCTCGATGACGCGGATGAACCAGCGCATCCGCGTGGCCGGTGCCGCTGTGTTGCAGCCGGAACGTGAACTCGCCAAGCCGCTGGCCGAACCGCTGGCCGAAGCAGGCGCCGCGCTGCTTGCGCAAGCGACGCACGATTGGATCCCGGGGGCGGCCAAGATCTCGGCCGCGCACGAATGGGAAGGGTTGCGGCTGCTCTCGCCCGATGGCCTGCCCGTTGTCGGCAATGCCGTGCATCCGCGCCTGTTCGTCAATTTCGGGCATGGCCCCGCCGGTTGGGGGCTCGCCTGCGGGTCTGCTAAAGTGATCGCAGATCTCGTCTCGGGCACGACGCCGAGCGTGCCGCACGACACGCTGTCCGCGTTACGCGCGGAGCGCTTCGCGAACTGA
- the phaZ gene encoding polyhydroxyalkanoate depolymerase gives MLYQWLETQRALLRSLDAWTAFAAAPWCAVPTWATSKTDPQAGTHYADNARLASIALPGCDWLYRLLQATPEPPPFGIASVRIAGRIVPVNETIVDRTAFCALRRFKREWEAPSAEPGENVSEETPAVLAEREREDARAASLRRTAGLSEHACVLLVTPLAGHHAVMLRETVETLLEDADVYVTDWANARDVALSEGHFGLNDYVLVVERFLRLLAERGVHVLAVCQAAPPALAAAALAAASDGNTAPLSVTLMGGPIDTRLHPTTVDRLAATHDIDWFRQTVIDTVPSCYTGAGRRIYPGYVQHAAIVAAHPHRQMALESRYWTSRLSGDARAIAASLRSLNEYSAVLDMDEDYFLDTLRVVFQEQRLARGTWSVGARRVTPDALMATALCTVEGDHDDITGAGQTHAAHEICHAIPNAMRMRMTVDGCDHYDLFTGPRWHEAIHPALRRFRLATQDRRTGSRIA, from the coding sequence ATGCTCTACCAATGGCTCGAAACGCAACGTGCGCTGCTGCGCTCGCTCGATGCGTGGACCGCGTTTGCCGCTGCGCCGTGGTGTGCCGTGCCCACGTGGGCGACTTCGAAGACCGATCCGCAGGCCGGCACGCACTATGCCGACAATGCCCGCCTCGCGAGCATCGCGCTGCCAGGATGCGATTGGCTCTACCGGCTGCTGCAGGCGACGCCGGAGCCTCCGCCGTTCGGCATCGCATCGGTGCGAATCGCGGGGCGGATCGTACCTGTGAACGAGACGATCGTCGACCGGACCGCCTTTTGCGCGCTGCGCCGATTCAAGCGCGAATGGGAAGCGCCGTCGGCGGAACCTGGCGAGAACGTAAGCGAAGAGACGCCCGCCGTTCTCGCCGAGCGCGAGCGCGAGGACGCGCGCGCTGCCTCGCTTCGGCGCACGGCCGGACTTTCGGAGCACGCCTGCGTGCTGCTCGTGACGCCCCTCGCCGGGCACCACGCCGTCATGCTGCGCGAAACCGTCGAGACACTGCTCGAGGATGCCGACGTCTACGTCACCGACTGGGCCAATGCGCGCGACGTCGCGCTCAGCGAGGGCCACTTCGGTTTGAATGACTACGTGCTCGTCGTCGAACGCTTTCTGCGTCTGCTCGCCGAGCGCGGCGTGCACGTGCTCGCCGTCTGCCAAGCGGCCCCGCCGGCGCTCGCGGCCGCGGCATTGGCCGCCGCCTCGGACGGCAATACCGCGCCGCTGAGCGTCACGTTGATGGGCGGACCGATCGATACGCGCTTGCATCCGACGACGGTCGATCGTTTGGCCGCCACGCACGACATCGATTGGTTCCGCCAAACGGTCATCGACACCGTCCCGTCGTGCTACACGGGCGCGGGCCGACGCATCTACCCCGGTTACGTTCAGCATGCGGCGATCGTCGCCGCCCATCCGCATCGTCAAATGGCGCTCGAATCGCGCTATTGGACGAGCCGCCTATCGGGCGACGCCCGCGCCATCGCCGCGAGCCTGCGCTCGCTCAATGAATACTCGGCCGTGCTCGACATGGATGAAGACTACTTCCTCGACACGCTGCGCGTCGTTTTTCAGGAGCAGCGACTCGCGCGGGGCACCTGGTCGGTCGGCGCGCGCCGCGTGACGCCCGACGCGTTGATGGCAACGGCGCTTTGCACGGTCGAGGGCGATCACGACGACATCACCGGCGCCGGGCAAACGCACGCGGCGCACGAGATTTGCCACGCCATCCCCAACGCGATGCGCATGCGCATGACCGTCGACGGCTGCGATCACTACGACCTGTTCACGGGGCCGCGCTGGCATGAAGCGATCCATCCGGCGCTGCGGCGGTTTCGGCTCGCGACGCAGGATCGGCGCACAGGTTCGCGGATCGCTTGA
- a CDS encoding SurA N-terminal domain-containing protein, whose amino-acid sequence MLDFFRNHQRLMMLMLVLVIVPGLGVLGIQGFRGFFDESANVASVNGHKITRAEFDSAMRQQLDQARQFLGAQFDSKALDTPARRRDLLDNLIQQHALADEAQREYLTASDAAVRRALLADPVISSLRKPDGSIDVDRYKQLLAMQGMTPEQYDERVRYGLAVDQIPQSIEESAFTPKALADRISQLAEAQRTVQALVLHASDYASKVQPTDAQLSAYYAAHSADFATPATATIDYLVLSPAALATGVTPSDSDAKKYYDDNIAHYTTPREVRVSQILIASPKSASPADDAKAKAKADAVLAEVKAHPDQFAQIAQKESQDPGSAAKGGDLGWSTSGTLTGEKAFDTAAMALNKDEVSSVVHSSFGYHVIKVTDVKPAVTKPFDEVKASILKDLATELATKAYSDDSDGFTSTVYEQAKSLKPAADKYKLTIQTATVTTKPNPALPPASPLNNPKFLTAVFADDSVKSHNNTQAIDVGNSTLIAAHVTDYKSAATPPLASIKDAVRAKYVAEQADELARKDGEAKLAALQKSKSTAGFAAEQKVSRMDTQGVSPLALSAIFKADDSKLPAYVGVDLGNDGYAIYRVNAVVPPAPIDSARLAAAQRQLAQVDAQTQLEAYVESLRKRSKVKLYGSLDASQSDSQ is encoded by the coding sequence ATGCTCGATTTCTTTCGCAACCATCAGCGTCTGATGATGCTCATGCTCGTCCTCGTCATCGTACCGGGGCTGGGCGTCCTCGGGATACAAGGCTTTCGCGGGTTCTTCGACGAAAGCGCGAACGTCGCGAGCGTCAACGGACACAAGATCACCCGGGCCGAATTCGACAGCGCGATGCGCCAGCAGCTCGATCAGGCGCGTCAGTTCCTCGGGGCGCAGTTCGATTCGAAGGCGCTCGACACGCCGGCGCGCCGCCGCGATCTGCTCGACAACCTGATCCAGCAGCACGCGTTGGCCGACGAAGCGCAGCGCGAATATTTGACGGCGTCGGACGCCGCGGTGCGCCGCGCGCTGCTCGCCGATCCGGTCATTTCCTCGCTACGCAAGCCGGACGGCTCGATCGACGTCGATCGCTACAAGCAACTGCTCGCGATGCAGGGCATGACGCCCGAGCAATACGACGAGCGTGTGCGCTACGGGCTGGCGGTCGACCAGATCCCGCAAAGCATCGAGGAAAGCGCGTTCACGCCGAAGGCACTGGCCGATCGCATCTCCCAGCTCGCCGAGGCGCAGCGCACGGTGCAAGCGCTCGTGCTGCACGCGAGCGATTACGCGTCGAAGGTGCAGCCGACCGACGCGCAACTGTCGGCGTATTACGCCGCGCACAGCGCCGACTTCGCGACGCCCGCCACGGCGACGATCGACTACCTGGTGCTGTCGCCGGCCGCGTTGGCGACGGGTGTTACGCCGAGCGACAGCGATGCGAAGAAGTATTACGACGACAACATCGCGCACTACACCACGCCGCGCGAAGTTCGCGTGAGCCAAATCCTGATTGCGTCGCCGAAATCGGCGAGCCCGGCCGACGACGCCAAAGCGAAGGCGAAGGCCGATGCCGTGCTGGCCGAGGTCAAGGCCCATCCGGATCAATTCGCTCAGATCGCGCAGAAGGAATCGCAAGATCCGGGTTCGGCGGCGAAGGGCGGCGACCTGGGTTGGTCGACGAGCGGCACGCTGACGGGCGAAAAGGCGTTCGATACGGCGGCGATGGCGTTGAACAAGGACGAGGTGAGCAGCGTCGTCCATTCGTCCTTCGGCTACCACGTGATCAAAGTGACGGACGTCAAGCCCGCCGTGACCAAGCCGTTCGACGAGGTGAAGGCCTCGATCCTCAAGGACTTGGCCACGGAACTCGCGACGAAGGCGTACAGCGACGATTCGGACGGCTTCACGTCGACGGTCTACGAACAGGCGAAGAGCCTGAAGCCGGCCGCCGACAAATACAAGCTGACGATTCAAACGGCCACGGTCACGACGAAGCCGAATCCGGCGCTGCCGCCCGCCAGTCCGCTCAACAATCCGAAGTTCCTCACGGCTGTGTTCGCCGACGATTCGGTCAAGAGCCATAACAACACGCAGGCGATCGACGTCGGCAACAGCACGCTGATTGCGGCGCACGTGACCGACTACAAGAGCGCCGCCACGCCGCCGCTCGCATCGATCAAAGATGCGGTGCGCGCGAAGTACGTCGCTGAGCAAGCGGACGAGCTGGCCCGCAAGGACGGCGAAGCCAAGCTGGCCGCGCTGCAAAAATCGAAGTCGACGGCCGGTTTCGCCGCCGAGCAGAAGGTCTCGCGCATGGACACGCAGGGTGTCTCGCCGCTCGCGCTCAGCGCCATCTTCAAGGCCGACGACAGTAAGCTGCCTGCGTACGTGGGGGTCGATCTCGGCAACGACGGCTACGCGATCTACCGCGTCAATGCCGTGGTGCCGCCGGCGCCGATCGACTCGGCCCGGCTCGCGGCCGCGCAGCGCCAGCTTGCGCAGGTCGACGCGCAGACGCAGTTGGAAGCGTACGTCGAGTCGCTGCGCAAGCGCTCGAAAGTGAAGCTCTACGGTTCGCTCGACGCGTCGCAGTCAGATTCGCAATGA
- a CDS encoding lysozyme inhibitor LprI family protein has product MNAFAQAMDIDCAKPHQQIERTICNTAVLRALDARASTYYTMMLEAKPAADDQAYHEFRDSLQADQQKWQQDTRDACGPQVSCLTEAYTHRIDDLRASALVHLGLSVTAAPAHVAGPSQPSIDYKNAIYRIDDKDVTLLEGQHEQPAAPDSSEQDVTRVVEPPVHAVGKLGGRSAVAVFLSEEGGGSGTFYYAAVAFNDGRGTTFKIGDRIQPIGIAINGDDLVVSYLDRNPDEPMAVPPTVPRERHFAYMNEQLVERPQAAAAAK; this is encoded by the coding sequence ATGAATGCATTCGCACAAGCGATGGACATCGACTGCGCGAAGCCGCACCAGCAGATCGAGCGCACGATCTGCAACACAGCCGTCCTGCGTGCGCTCGATGCGCGGGCGAGCACCTACTACACGATGATGCTCGAAGCGAAGCCTGCCGCCGACGATCAGGCCTACCACGAATTTCGCGACTCGCTGCAGGCCGACCAGCAAAAGTGGCAGCAGGACACGCGCGACGCATGCGGGCCTCAAGTCTCGTGCCTCACCGAGGCCTACACGCACCGGATCGACGATTTGCGAGCGAGCGCGCTGGTTCACCTCGGGCTCTCGGTGACGGCGGCTCCCGCGCACGTCGCCGGGCCGTCGCAGCCGTCGATCGACTACAAGAATGCCATCTATCGCATCGACGACAAGGACGTGACCCTGCTCGAAGGCCAGCACGAGCAGCCGGCGGCGCCCGATTCGTCGGAGCAAGACGTAACGCGCGTCGTCGAGCCGCCGGTACACGCCGTCGGCAAGCTCGGCGGCCGCTCGGCCGTGGCCGTATTTCTGTCCGAGGAAGGTGGGGGCAGCGGGACGTTTTATTACGCCGCCGTGGCGTTCAACGACGGGCGGGGCACGACCTTCAAGATCGGCGATCGGATCCAACCGATCGGCATCGCGATCAACGGCGACGATCTCGTCGTCAGTTATCTCGACCGCAACCCCGACGAGCCGATGGCGGTGCCGCCGACAGTGCCGCGCGAGCGCCATTTCGCGTATATGAACGAGCAGCTCGTCGAGCGCCCGCAAGCCGCAGCGGCGGCGAAATAG
- a CDS encoding arylesterase, with protein MNKRRWIVGTAAAAALMASGLIALSSFTATPARSAEATRPVIVVLGDSISAEYGLPRDTGWVALLRQRLAQERIDYSVANASISGDTTSGGRARMPELMERLKPSIVIVELGANDALRGVPLSTTEDNLRTIVEQAQQGHAKVVLVGMYVPSNYGQAYTQRFHAMYGKLAHDMNVRLVPFLLAGIENRPDMFQSDQMHPAQQAQPALLGNVWPVLAPLLPKQRH; from the coding sequence ATGAACAAGCGTCGCTGGATAGTCGGTACGGCCGCCGCGGCCGCGTTGATGGCCTCGGGCCTCATTGCACTCTCATCGTTCACGGCCACGCCCGCGCGCAGCGCCGAAGCAACGCGCCCCGTCATCGTCGTGCTCGGCGACAGCATCTCCGCCGAGTATGGTCTTCCGCGAGACACCGGATGGGTCGCCCTCCTGCGCCAACGGTTGGCGCAGGAGCGAATCGATTATAGCGTCGCGAACGCGAGCATCAGCGGCGATACCACGAGCGGTGGACGGGCGCGTATGCCCGAGCTCATGGAACGGCTCAAGCCATCGATCGTCATCGTCGAGCTCGGCGCGAACGACGCGCTGCGCGGCGTGCCGCTTTCGACGACCGAGGACAATTTGCGCACGATCGTCGAGCAGGCGCAACAAGGACACGCCAAGGTCGTGCTCGTCGGCATGTATGTGCCGTCCAATTACGGCCAGGCCTACACCCAGCGTTTTCATGCCATGTACGGCAAGCTCGCGCACGACATGAACGTGCGTCTCGTGCCGTTCCTGCTGGCCGGCATCGAAAATCGGCCCGACATGTTTCAATCCGATCAGATGCACCCCGCGCAGCAGGCACAGCCGGCATTGCTCGGCAACGTGTGGCCTGTGCTGGCCCCGCTGCTGCCGAAGCAACGCCACTGA
- a CDS encoding ABC transporter ATP-binding protein, with protein MPENTNAIIEVRSLCKRVKDATGELTILENIELDVIAGTSVAIVGASGSGKSTLLGLLAGLDNATSGSVRLLGRELSTLSEDERARLRNGSIGFVFQSFQLMPHLTALENVRLPLELQGGIEAHEATTRAQALLEQVGLSKRTQHYPKLLSGGEQQRVALARAFVTRPAILFADEPTGSLDAATGRAVIDLMFELNAAQGATLILVTHDTELAHRCSRTVTIEAGRVLGRSPPGA; from the coding sequence ATGCCAGAAAACACTAATGCCATTATCGAAGTGCGCAGTTTATGCAAGCGGGTCAAGGATGCAACAGGCGAGTTGACGATACTCGAGAACATCGAGCTGGACGTTATCGCCGGCACGAGCGTGGCGATCGTCGGGGCGTCCGGTTCGGGCAAGTCAACGTTGCTTGGCTTGCTCGCGGGATTGGACAACGCAACGTCGGGTTCGGTTCGGTTGCTCGGCCGCGAGCTTTCGACGCTTTCGGAAGACGAGCGCGCGCGGCTCAGAAACGGCTCGATCGGCTTCGTCTTCCAATCCTTTCAACTGATGCCGCATCTGACCGCGCTCGAAAACGTCCGCTTGCCGCTCGAGCTGCAAGGCGGCATCGAAGCGCACGAGGCTACCACGCGCGCGCAGGCATTGCTCGAGCAAGTCGGACTCAGCAAGCGCACTCAGCATTATCCGAAGCTTCTTTCGGGCGGCGAACAGCAACGCGTCGCGCTGGCGCGCGCGTTCGTCACACGCCCCGCAATTCTGTTCGCCGACGAACCGACGGGTAGTCTCGACGCAGCCACGGGCCGTGCCGTCATCGATCTCATGTTCGAACTGAACGCGGCGCAGGGCGCGACCCTCATACTCGTGACCCATGACACCGAGCTGGCCCACCGCTGCTCGCGCACGGTGACGATCGAGGCGGGCCGCGTTCTCGGACGCAGCCCGCCCGGCGCTTAG